GCGGACGAGGTCGTCCCGCTGTTCGTCCGTGACGACGCCGTCCACCGGGCCGGGTTCGACGCACCCAACCGGCTGGCGTTCCTCGCGGACTGCCTGGCGGAGCTGGACACCGGACTCCGTGACCGCGACGGCAGACTGGTCGTCCGCCGGGGCGGGACGGCCCGAGAGGTGAAACGGATCGTCGAGCAGACCGGGGCGGAGTCCGTACACATGGCCGCCGGGGTCAGCGGGTACGCGGCACAGCGCGAGGAACGGATCCGGGAGGCCCTCGCGGGGACCGGTTGCGATCTGCACGTCCACGACGCGGTGGTCACCGCGCTCGCTCCGGGCCGGGTGATCCCGACGGGCGGCAAGGACCACTTCGCGGTGTTCACCCCGTACTTCCGCCGTTGGGAGGCGGAGGGGGTACGGGGCACACTGACCGCTCCCCGCACGGTCCGGGTGCCCGACGGCGTGTCCGGCGACGCGCTCCCGGACCGGGACGCCGTCAAGAACGTCTCCCCCGGTCTCGCCCGGGGCGGCGAGGAAACGGGCCGCAAGCTGGTGGCGTCCTGGCTCCACGGCCCCGTGGCCGACTACGAGGAGGGCCACGACGACCTGGCGGGCGACGCGACGTCCCGGCTCTCCCCGCATCTGCACTTCGGTACGGTCTCCGCCGCCGAACTGGCCAACCGGGCACGGGAGAAGGGCGGGCCCGGCGGTGAGGCGTTCGTGCGGCAGCTGGCCTGGCGCGACTTCCACCACCAGGTCCTCGCGGCCCGGCCCGACGCCTCCTGGTCCGACTACCGGCCGCGCCACGACCGCTGGCGCTCCGACCAGGACGAGATCGACGCCTGGAAGTCCGGGCGGACGGGCTATCCGCTGGTGGACGCGGCGATGCGGCAGCTCGCGCACGAGGGCTGGATGCACAACCGGGGTCGGATGCTGGCCGCGAGCTTCCTCACGAAGACGCTGTACGTGGACTGGCGG
This sequence is a window from Streptomyces parvus. Protein-coding genes within it:
- a CDS encoding deoxyribodipyrimidine photo-lyase; amino-acid sequence: MSSVAVVLFTSDLRLHDNPVLRAALRDADEVVPLFVRDDAVHRAGFDAPNRLAFLADCLAELDTGLRDRDGRLVVRRGGTAREVKRIVEQTGAESVHMAAGVSGYAAQREERIREALAGTGCDLHVHDAVVTALAPGRVIPTGGKDHFAVFTPYFRRWEAEGVRGTLTAPRTVRVPDGVSGDALPDRDAVKNVSPGLARGGEETGRKLVASWLHGPVADYEEGHDDLAGDATSRLSPHLHFGTVSAAELANRAREKGGPGGEAFVRQLAWRDFHHQVLAARPDASWSDYRPRHDRWRSDQDEIDAWKSGRTGYPLVDAAMRQLAHEGWMHNRGRMLAASFLTKTLYVDWRVGARHFLDLLVDGDVANNQLNWQWVAGTGTDTRPNRILNPVIQGKRFDPDGAYVRRWVPELAEVEGPAIHEPWKLEGLDRAGVDYPDPVVDLAEARSRFERARGLD